A stretch of Camelina sativa cultivar DH55 chromosome 18, Cs, whole genome shotgun sequence DNA encodes these proteins:
- the LOC104760999 gene encoding uncharacterized protein LOC104760999 yields MQSVSHVFSLGHLIKHLPCTKSHTFLRRRFHSNAFTNVAASTTTSCFKSLSPSQKDQIHLYVDTLLQWNQKMNLTATKEAEEVMERHIEDSLAILPPIKTSYNLHSNDLFDQINLIDVGSGAGLPGLVLAIARPDWRVTLLESINKRCVFLEHVVDVTGLTNVKIVRGRAESCGHDVMYREKFDLAIARAVAEMRVLAEYCLPLVRVGGLFVAAKGHDPMEEVQNAENAVRMLGGSILQISPVDSHSPYGQRTTVVCRKDHSTPKKYPREAGTPSKLPL; encoded by the exons atgcagaGCGTCTCACATGTTTTCTCTCTGGGGCATTTAATCAAACACCTTCCATGCACCAAATCGCACACTTTTCTTCGGAGGAGGTTTCACTCCAACGCCTTCACTAATGTCGCCGCCAGCACAACAACATCATGTTTCAAAAGCCTCAGTCCTAGCCAAAAAGACCAAATCCATCTCTACGTCGACACCCTTCTCCAATGGAACCAG AAGATGAATCTTACAGCAActaaagaagctgaagaagtaATGGAGAGACATATCGAAGATTCTCTTGCGATATTGCCTCCTATAAAGACGTCTTACAACTTGCATTCCAATGACTTGTttgatcaaatcaatttaattgaTGTTGGAAGCGGGGCTGGTCTTCCTGGGTTGGTTCTAGCTATTGCTCGTCCAG ATTGGCGAGTTACTCTACTGGAGTCTATAAATAAGCGCTGTGTTTTCTTGGAGCACGTTGTGGATGTCACCGGGCTTACAAATGTGAAAATTGTAAGGGGCAGAGCAGAG AGTTGTGGGCACGATGTTATGTATAGAGAGAAGTTTGATTTGGCTATTGCAAGAGCTGTTGCGGAGATGAGAGTTTTAG CTGAATACTGTCTTCCTCTGGTTCGGGTTGGTGGATTGTTTGTAGCTGCTAAGGGTCATGACCCTATG GAGGAAGTTCAAAATGCAGAAAATGCAGTTCGTATGTTGGGTGGTTCCATATTACAAATTAGTCcag TGGATTCACATAGCCCATACGGACAGAGGACAACGGTTGTTTGTCGTAAAGATCACTCCAccccaaaaaaatatccacGTGAAGCAGGTACTCCGTCTAAATTACCATTGTAA
- the LOC104761000 gene encoding uncharacterized protein At5g50100, mitochondrial — translation MATRGAAVAAASTIWKHRRNPSLRSLSNHFSPSFNPRIIPTGFKYQVRAIQGGASTDPVITTPLKNRDDLSKPQNWKIKMLYDGDCPLCMREVNMLLERNEKYGTIKFVDISSSDYSPEDNQGLDYKTVMGQIHAIQSDGNVVKGVEAFRRLYEEVGLGWVYSITKYEPIGKLADAVYDVWAKYRLQVTGRPSLEAILEARKKDKVETCGESKACKM, via the exons atggcaacGAGAGGagctgctgttgctgctgcatCTACAATATGGAAGCACCGAAGAAACCCTTCTCTTCGATCATTATCAAACCATTTCAGTCCCAGTTTCAATCCTAGAATCATCCCTACAG GGTTTAAATATCAAGTTAGGGCGATACAAGGAGGAGCAAGTACTGATCCTGTTATTACAACACCATTGAAGAACAGAGATGATCTCTCAAAACCTCAGAATTGGAAAATCAAAATGCTTTACGATGGTGATTGTCCTCTCTGTATGCGTGAG GTGAATATGCTTCTGGAAAGGAATGAAAAATATGGTACTATTAAGTTTGTGGACATAAGTTCCAGCGATTATTCACCGGAAGATAACCAAGGGCTTGATTACAAAACA GTAATGGGGCAAATCCATGCCATTCAGTCTGATGGTAATGTGGTTAAGGGTGTGGAG GCATTTAGGAGACTGTATGAAGAGGTTGGGCTTGGATGGGTTTACTCTATCACCAAATATGAACCA ATAGGGAAGTTAGCTGATGCTGTGTATGATGTTTGGGCTAAATATCGTCTTCAGGTCACAG GGAGGCCATCTTTAGAAGCTATTCTtgaagcaagaaagaaagataag GTTGAGACATGTGGTGAAAGCAAGGCGTGCAAGATGTGA
- the LOC104761001 gene encoding uncharacterized protein LOC104761001 — translation MIRRHESEEEEEEVFSHEDYQLSSPLPLHRCIATLACHTSSYISSLTLAGKRLYTGSNDGVVRLWNAKTLETLAEASSTGDVITEERRGGGAVKSLVILVDKLFTAHQDKKIRVWKINDVVEEEDVGGKKYMHLATMPTMSDRFVKCLMPKNQVEIRRHKKASWVHHVDAVSGLALSRDGTLLYSVSWDRTLKIWRTTDFKCLESFTNAHDDAINAVALSENGDIYTGSSDQRIKVWRKNVYEENEKKKKKKHSLVATLLEHNSGINALALSGNNGSLLHSGGSDGSILVWERDEGGNNGVAGMRRGHTEAVLCLTVVSDILCSGSADKTVRLWKCSATDYSCLAVLEGHRGPVKCLTGAIRDSSKPSETSYHIYSGGLDSQVKVWQIFXMLDYFFGSADKTVRLWKCSATDYSCLAVLEGHRGPVKCLTGAIRDSSKPSETSYHIYSGGLDSQVKVWQIFVPTS, via the exons ATGATACGACGCCACGaatccgaagaagaagaagaagaagttttttctCATGAAGATTATCAATTATCTTCTCCACTACCACTTCATCGATGTATTGCCACTCTTGCATGTCATACATCATCCTACATTTCATCTCTAACCCTTGCAGGAAAGAGACTTTACACAGGCTCCAACGACGGAGTTGTCAGGTTGTGGAATGCAAAGACGTTAGAAACGTTAGCGGAAGCATCAAGCACGGGTGATGTAATAACAGAAGAAAGAAGGGGTGGAGGAGCAGTGAAATCTTTGGTAATCTTGGTTGATAAACTCTTCACAGCACACCAAGATAAAAAAATACGTGTGTGGAAGATAAACGACgtcgttgaagaagaagacgtggGTGGTAAAAAGTACATGCATTTAGCAACGATGCCAACTATGAGCGACCGTTTCGTAAAGTGTTTGATGCCAAAGAACCAAGTTGAAATAAGGAGGCACAAGAAAGCTTCATGGGTTCACCATGTAGACGCCGTTTCGGGTTTAGCCTTATCAAGAGATGGAACGCTACTCTATTCTGTTTCATGGGACCGGACACTTAAAATCTGGCGAACCACCGATTTTAAATGCCTAGAGTCTTTCACTAACGCCCACGATGATGCAATCAATGCGGTGGCATTATCCGAAAACGGAGATATATACACAGGATCTTCTGACCAGAGAATCAAAGTGTGGAGGAAGAACGTCTATGaggagaatgagaagaagaaaaagaagaaacattcTTTGGTAGCAACATTGTTGGAGCATAATTCGGGTATAAACGCATTGGCACTAAGCGGTAACAATGGCTCTCTTTTACATTCGGGTGGATCCGATGGATCAATATTGGTTTGGGAAAGAGACGAAGGTGGAAACAATGGCGTTGCTGGAATGCGAAGAGGTCACACAGAGGCTGTTCTATGCCTCACGGTTGTTTCGGACATACTTTGTAGTGGGTCTGCAGATAAGACGGTGAGGCTATGGAAATGTTCTGCGACGGATTATTCATGCTTGGCTGTGTTAGAGGGACACAGAGGACCGGTTAAGTGCTTGACCGGAGCAATTCGTGACTCCAGTAAACCATCAGAGACTTCTTATCATATTTATAGTGGAGGACTTGACTCTCAAGTTAAGGTTTGGCAGATTTTTNTTATGTTGGAttacttttt TGGGTCTGCAGATAAGACGGTGAGGCTATGGAAATGTTCTGCGACGGATTATTCGTGCTTGGCTGTGTTAGAGGGACACAGAGGACCGGTTAAGTGCTTGACCGGAGCAATTCGTGACTCCAGTAAACCATCAGAGACTTCTTATCATATTTATAGTGGAGGACTTGACTCTCAAGTTAAGGTTTGGCAGATTTTTGTGCCAACCTCATAA
- the LOC104760998 gene encoding uncharacterized protein LOC104760998 — protein MGNCQAVDTARIVIQHPNGKEEKLFCPVSASYVMKMNPGHCVSLLISTTALSATSTGHGGPLRLTRIKLLRPTDTLVLGHVYRLITTKEVMKGLMARKGSKLKKESKGSEDKQEMVEAISSSTKLDNEDQIMKKQEKERSRISRSWQPSLQSISEGGSS, from the exons atggGAAACTGTCAAGCAGTGGATACAGCTAGAATCGTGATACAACACCCAAATGGGAAAGAAGAGAAGTTATTTTGTCCAGTTTCAGCTAGTTATGTGATGAAGATGAACCCTGGCCACTGTGTTTCTCTTCTCATTTCTACCACTGCTCTCTCCGCCACATCTACTGGTCATGGAGGCCCTCTTAGGCTGACGAGGATCAAGCTCCTTCGTCCAACGGATACGCTTGTTCTTGGCCACGTCTATAGACTCATCACTACCAAAG AGGTTATGAAGGGTTTAATGGCAAGGAAGGGTTCGAAGTTGAAGAAAGAAAGTAAGGGATCAGAAGATAAGCAAGAGATGGTTGAAGCAATAAGCTCTAGTACGAAGCTTGACAATGAAGATCAG ATCATGAAGAAGCAAGAGAAAGAAAGGTCAAGAATCTCAAGATCATGGCAGCCCTCTTTGCAAAGCATATCAGAAGGAGGCTCAAGCTGA